The Lolium rigidum isolate FL_2022 chromosome 1, APGP_CSIRO_Lrig_0.1, whole genome shotgun sequence region ccaccaaagggTTTTGAGTATCCCACTTGTTTGTAGAAGATTCATGTTGTGAAACCCTAGCTTTGTGAGAAGTCGCCCTCGGAGCTTGCTTTGTCTTGTAAAAGCTCCATGGTcaattattgggagcctccaattgagttgtggatgcgtgccccaacgTTGGTGTAAAGGTGCCAGTTGCGACCTTaaggcaaccgcttagtggagcATGAGCTAGGTCTTCGTGGATGTGCTCACGGGAGATTAGGGTGAGGCATGTGTGGTATTGATAGGATTTGTGGCATTGATAggccttcgtggcaccacaccactccaacgtagacgtacttccctttaCAAGGAAGGAACTACATGAATCATACCCTTGTGTCTCGGCGTGCTCCACCTCGGTTAATTATATCTTTTACCGCACTTTAATACTTGTATCTTATGTATTGTATTGCTTGCATCTTgtcataggtaaattcacatagttgcctagagaattttccttttgtttaaAATTTGATTAAGCACCTATtcacaccccccctctaggtgccgtACGATCCTTTCATCATGAAAGTAGAAGAACCCCCAGGATTCTTAAAACAACACATGATATCAACGTGATCCAGGGCATAATAGTTTGAAAAATATGTCTAACGTGCCTAAGTTTCCCACACTTCTCGCACCAAATGGGAGGGCATTGATCGGTAAAATGACTCTTACCATGACAATTGGATCCACATTCTCCAAAGGATTTCAAGGAGGAGCAACATGATTCGTGGATGCTCTTGGATTAGCAGCCTTCGCGTGATCAGCAGCATCATTTTTCCACTCTCATTTCCTCCGAGCCTGGTTTTCTTGAGCAGCAACCACGACATCGCACCGTTCGTGATCCCCTTGCAGAGCATGTGAACCTGCATTGGATGAATTCTGACCCGGTCCTTCTTATTGATGATGCCACAATTATAATGAAAATAGCCCCCTCCGTCCCGCATAAGATCCAACATATGAGGAGAGAGACGTGAACTAGGAGAAGTAGCATCAACTTGAGCAAACGAGCGAGGATCACCAAGTGCTTTTCCAGGCCACCGGTCATAGGAATCAACTGGGTAAGGAGGTGGAACCCTAGATCTCTCCCATAAGTGGCTGAAGAGATAGTCTAGGTTTGGACATGATGGAGTGGAGGAGGAAGAATTATCCTCGAGATCTGCCGCGCAAGGGATATGAGAATAAGATGCGGCACATATACCTTCTCTCATCTACGCCATCGTCGACTCTGTCACCGTAACAGCCGCAACCCGCTAGGTCTGTGAAGTAAACTCCTTTGCTTCGGTGGGGCCGACGCCGAGGATACCTGTCGCCATCGATGGAAACAGCACTATGTGGTGCCCCATGCAAAAAGTGGGAGCATAATCCCCCCATGGCCCACCGTCGGCTGACTCGTCGAGGAATCGAGACCTAATGAAGATGTGATCATAGACGGAGATCCACGCCATCGATAAATGTCTCACAGAAGTGGGTCCGGGGCGGGAGGAGAGGGCGAGGTGAGGATCGCCATTCCGCTGATGGAAATGGAGGAGATGACCATAAAGTATAGTTCTCAAAAACAAATACTGATAGATCAAGAGAAGACAAGGAGAATGTGATGCATGGGCGAAGGAAGCATGAGGAATGGAGTGCATTATATTTGGCGATCCCCTCACCTCAATTAATCCGCACAAGGAGCCGTACGAAGAACAGTCCTCTACAATTCGAGTCCGCGTTTGTGGGCATGAAGGGGACAGTTGGATCAACTTGATCCAAGGACGACCAGAGCGCAAGCAGAATTTTCTCATTCCCGGAACTAATAATAACAACCAAAATATGTGGGGCCATGGGGGAGCCGGGTagatagatagagagagagaaatacaaatatttttttatcaaacttATACTCCCAAGTAGGACAGTGGCCCAAGTCCCCCATCATCTTCAGTATTGAGACTTTTGAGAGAGATGGAATagagggggaggggggagggaGGGGACGGGGTATAAATTTTGGGCAAGTGTGGCGTTCTCATTCGGTAGTGGCGCTGGCCTCACAAGCAAGTCACAGCCATATAGAGGAGATCATTCACACCCAGGAAAGGGAATCCAGCATCAAAGCGAAGCAAGCAAGAGAGAGCGGCGCCGAGCTCTAGCTAGCAGGCTACCAGGCCAGCTAGTGCCAAGATTCTCGATCGATTGCCGCCGACTGCTACAGAAGCTCGGCTTGACTAGTTAGCTTGTGTTCTCACCTCCGTGCTGCTGgtgcgcgccggcggcggcaatgGAGGAGCAGCTGAGCCCGGTGGCCGTGACGCACCTGCTGCAGCACACGCTCCGGAGCCTCTGCACCAGCGACGCCTCGCAGTGGGTGTACGCCGTCTTCTGGCGCATCCTCCCCAGGAACTACCCTCCCCCAAAGTGAGACCCTCTCTGTTTCGTTGTTTCTTCCCTAAACTTCCATCTCTCCAACATGCACCTTGTAACAAGTGTAAGCCACGGCCATCTATGCGCTAATGCTGCAGCTTCTTTGACGATTAACTTGCTGCTCAATCTGCTCTTGTTGAACAGATGGGATCTCCCAGGTGTGGCCTACGACAGGAGCAGAGGAAACAGGAGGAACTGGTAAACACAAAAACACATGGGAAGTAGTAAGTTTGTAGCTGCGCCTGAGACTTATTACTGCCTTGgggttttggtttcttgctttcaccCAGGATCCTGGCATGGGAGGACGGGTTCTGCAACTTCGCGGCCACCTCTGCTGCCGCCTGCGGCCAGGAGGGAGCAGCTTCTGTGGCGTACGCGGAGTgcgaggctgcggcggcggcgcagcaggAGCTGAAGCAGAACCTGCAGCCCGAGCTCTTCTTCAAGATGTCCCACGACATCTACAACTACGGTGAAGGGTGAGTAGACTGCTCTCTAGTAGAAAAAAGAAGATTGCCTAGCTAAGCAGGTGATCGGGCGCACCTgatcggatgatgatgacgacgattgAATTTAATTAGGTTTCCCTGTTGTTGGTCGCTGCAGGCTGATAGGGAAAGTGGCGGCGGACCACAGCCACAAGTGGGTTTTCAAGGAGCCCCCGGAGCAGGAGACCAACCTCATCTCCTCCTGGAACAACCCTGCCGACTCCGTAAGCTGCATGCTAACCCTCACTCAGACAGACAGGCTTCTTATTACTGTGCTAATGCGGTTCCTGGTTCTTAATTAATCACCACTGGGACACTAACTAATCATGCGACAATATGCTTGCAGCAACCGAGGACATGGGAGGCTCAGTTCCAGTCTGGAATCCAGGTACGTCCCTTCGAGCTATCTAGGCCAGACCTCTCTGATCTAGTCTCTGCCCTTGACAAATCGCAATCGCCGGTCTTTCGATCAAAAGCTCTGCCTTGCTCCATCACCCTCTGCCTCGCCTGCCGAGCCACTGATGAGTGGTTCTTTTCATTGCCCTCATTCCCATTCTCTTGTGCGTGCAGACCATCGCCCTGATCGCTGTCAGGGAAGGCGTCGTGCAGCTCGGCTCCATGAAAAAGGTGCAGCGCTACTCCTTCCTTTACTACTTGCGTGTTCGTGGCTGTGGCTCGAACACGACTGCCACCTTGCGCGCGTGGGAGCCAAGCTGTGCATGCATGCTGCACGAGTGAGTAATAATGATGTGCAGAGCTTGTTTTGTTTGATCGGTCGATGGTGGTGCAGGTGGCGGAGGACCTGAGCTACGTGGTGACGCTGCGGCGCAAGTTCGGGTACCTGGAGAGCATCCCGGGGGTGCTGCTGCCGCACCCCTCGTCGGCGGGCGTGTTCCCGGACGTCGCCGCCGGGCCGTGGCCGGGCATGGGCATGATGCCGCCCATGCCGCCGCCGGACATGTACATGGACCCCTACGGCGCACCGGTCCCCGGGCCGGCGTCCATGCACATCATGCCGTCCATGAGCAGCCTCGAGGCGCTGCTCTCCAAGCTGCCGTCCGTCGTGCCGCAGCAACCGCTGCCGCCGCAGCAGCCGGGGTCCATGGCTGCGTCGGCGGTCGCGGCCAaggaggaggagctggaggaggaggactacgcgcaGTGCGGACACGGCGGCATGGACGTGTCGATGTCGATGCCCGCAACGAGCAACGGCGGCGAGAGCACGAGCGcgagcgccgctgccgccgcgacGGCTGCCATGTCGTCCTACTTCGTCGACGTGGGCGGGAAGCCCGGCGAGGACGGATTCTAGCTAGGCAGGACCTTCactgctcgtcgtcgtcgtcgttgtcctcgtGATGTCCTCGATCTCTAGGGAGGCTAGTgtaaaattaattaattaatccATCATATTCCAGGGTCAATCATCATCTAGTTAACCCAAATCATTTGCTTGTACAGTGGCTCGCGCTACTAAATGTGTCGTAGGCCCGTCGGCCGGACTCGGACTGGATCTGGCCGTACGCTGCTACAACCTACTGCTAGTACAAAATAGCGGTGGTGTTAGCGGTGGTATGCATATGATTGGGATTTGTCACATTTCCGCATGTGTATTTCGAGCTGACACCTGAGGAAGGACACGTCGGTGGCATTGCCCCGATCGACCGAcccctcctccttctccgtgtttGACTGCTCCTTTTCCCTCGGGGCCCGTATGCCTCCTCTCCAaccagctaagagcatctccagtcacgtcccccaaagcgtcccccaaaccgcgctggattgagcgtttggggacgtgtttggtTCATGCCGTGTTTGGAGACGTCGCTTTCCagttgcgtcccccaaacgccgcccccaaacatttaaaataatttttttaacacataaaccatttatattaaatgtagcatatgaaaaaaaatgttttcgaggattgttttcaaattaaattacaacaaacaataaaacaagtaatcaaatataataaaaagggctagatgatacatcaaggtgccacggtatttcctttgatcctccacaaatgctcaacgagatcagcttgaagttgctcatgcatattgctttgtcacggatctctgcgtgcatgaccacaaaatcagcaaaatctgcaggcacctcatgatcaacctccgcgagaggtccttgacactcatagggaccaacatgtgacctaacatgattcttgcggtcatcctcgatgatcatgttgtgcatgatcacacaagcctgcatcacctcccacatttggtcgtgagaccggcTTAGAgcaggtaccggacaatggcaaattgtgcttgaagcacaccaaatgcccgctcgacatccttcctgcaagcctcctgtcgtgtagcaaagtgagaattcttcggactcgatggattcgagattgttttgacaaaagtggcccattttggatatataccatcggctagataatagcctttggtatattggtggccattgatctcatagttgcatggtggagcatgcccttccactagtctgctgaacaccggagaccgccgcaacacgttgatgtcattgtgtgatcccgccatgccaaagaaagaatgccaaatccacgaggtcataatctgccacggcttcaagcaccacacttgcaatatccatgacgccctttgtatataccttgccaagcaaacgggcagttcttccatgcccgagtgcatgcaatcgatgcttccaagcattccatgaaatcctccggcagcattttgtgccatgatccttgcgatctcttcctcggttggccctctcaagtagtatttgccaaactttcccaccacagctcggcaaaacttgtacatgcactcaatggcggtagactcactcatgcgaaggtagtcgtcccgtgtatcggcaggtgctccgtatgcaagcatcctcatggcggcggtgcacttccgaatggatgagaacccgagaacgcctacagcgtcgagcttgagcttgaagtaggggtcgaactctcgaacgccgtggaggatattcatgaacaggcccttgctcatcctgtaccggcgccgaaaattgtcggcatgtgttgccccgtcggcgaagtagtcgttgtgcagcatggcatgcccctccatcctctgccggggcttcgacttccttcttcccggccttgatcctccgcggcgcggcctcttcctcttctccgcctcggcgtcaagcatgtcccggagggacgcgatgatcagcaaatgctcccgcaggtcgtcgtcgaacgcttgctcgtcctccagcgagcggggcaaccatctcatcgtcgctgtccatggctaaagcaaaatcaatggttaaaattgcgccgaggcagacgacgcaacaaacagcgaccaatcgcgcctacccggcaagtcgtcgagcaccttcgtgcgcggaggtggggcggatttgacggcgcgttcgggaggcgccggcgacgcggcggcggcggcacgaccggcgggagccccggccgcgacaacggtgctgactcgcagcacggatcggacgcccaaacggccgggaaatccggcggcggcggtggggtgggaggcgcgggaaggaaggagcgacgagaaagaggcgcgaaccaacggtttatgcaaatagtcgccgacatgtgggagcccgcctcgcttttcgttgtgtccggcgtccccggtgcgtccccgtgggacggggacgggctcgggcgccggacaccgtatcggggcgcgccggacaaaaaagggctttgggggacgcggctggaacgctttttttgtccggcgcgccccaaatcgctttgggggacggtttgggggacgcgactggagatgctctaacgcacGTCCGATACAACCAATCTCGACTTCTCGACTGCGTAAGGGAATCTCCAGCTACGGCTCGACGCAATTTGGACGTATAAAGTGATCGCGCACGTCCATTTGCTTTGATCTACAGACGTGAAATTGGTCTTCGGGCCACGGCTATCCGTTTGCATTTGGGGTGCCCCCAACAGCAGGATGCATTTCACTGTTTTTAAAGTTTTCCACTGATTGCGAAAAAAAAACCCAAACTATAGGCTTTTGTGCGTTCTCGCTACAATAACTTCGATGGAAGAACATGCAAAAAACTATGATAGTGACTTGAACTGGCCCTttccatattcgctgcaaagaaagaacaccctAAAAGCTAAAGTCTATCGCTGGATTATCTTGCAGTTGCTAATGAATGCTCGAGTCACGGATTTTTGCATGCACAACGATGAGATTATCAG contains the following coding sequences:
- the LOC124674396 gene encoding protein RICE SALT SENSITIVE 3-like, with protein sequence MEEQLSPVAVTHLLQHTLRSLCTSDASQWVYAVFWRILPRNYPPPKWDLPGVAYDRSRGNRRNWILAWEDGFCNFAATSAAACGQEGAASVAYAECEAAAAAQQELKQNLQPELFFKMSHDIYNYGEGLIGKVAADHSHKWVFKEPPEQETNLISSWNNPADSQPRTWEAQFQSGIQTIALIAVREGVVQLGSMKKVAEDLSYVVTLRRKFGYLESIPGVLLPHPSSAGVFPDVAAGPWPGMGMMPPMPPPDMYMDPYGAPVPGPASMHIMPSMSSLEALLSKLPSVVPQQPLPPQQPGSMAASAVAAKEEELEEEDYAQCGHGGMDVSMSMPATSNGGESTSASAAAAATAAMSSYFVDVGGKPGEDGF